In a genomic window of Shouchella clausii:
- a CDS encoding sodium-dependent transporter, which translates to MATSQQWSSKLGFLYATAGSAIGLGAIWKFPYIAGTSGGGAFFVLFLAFTLLIGVPLLIGEYVLGRHSGRDAISTYNMLAPRSVWSVTGWLGVVTCFLILSFYSVVGGWSLIYLGSSLFGQLGGLDVDGYQAKFTGLIANPYLAVGAQALFLGLTAAVVQKGVQKGIERASKWMIPALFVLLVLLSIYSLTLDGAKEGLAFLFKPNWESLSSEVVLFALGQSFFALSIGVSVMVTFSSYASKKQDLPVSAATLGVMNIFVAMLAGIVIFPGVFTFGLEPSEGPTLIFAAVPAIFSQMPFGDIVVVLFFMLFFFAALSTAFSLLEIVVAAFMRGDGGKRAKGSWLIALFVLLMGIPSALSFGVMGDVHLFGMPFFDLVDFLASNLLMPIGSLLICIFLLVKVKRQTLAAEFQEGSALGKKGFTLWHTIMTVIVPVAIAVVLIDQFFGFNLFALLFS; encoded by the coding sequence ATGGCAACTTCACAACAATGGTCTTCAAAATTAGGTTTTTTATATGCAACGGCTGGCAGCGCGATTGGCCTTGGAGCTATATGGAAGTTTCCTTACATTGCAGGAACAAGCGGTGGAGGCGCTTTTTTTGTGCTGTTCCTCGCGTTCACTTTGCTGATAGGTGTTCCCTTACTTATCGGTGAATACGTGCTTGGTCGCCATTCAGGTCGAGATGCGATTTCAACCTATAACATGCTGGCGCCCCGTTCGGTCTGGAGCGTGACAGGATGGCTTGGTGTCGTCACTTGTTTTTTGATCCTGTCTTTTTACAGTGTCGTCGGGGGCTGGTCGCTTATTTATTTAGGCTCCTCCTTATTTGGCCAGCTAGGCGGCCTTGATGTAGACGGGTACCAAGCTAAATTTACGGGGTTGATCGCAAATCCGTATTTGGCTGTCGGTGCACAGGCCTTGTTTTTAGGATTGACGGCTGCCGTTGTGCAAAAAGGGGTCCAGAAAGGGATTGAACGAGCAAGCAAATGGATGATTCCCGCTTTGTTTGTCCTTTTAGTGCTATTGTCGATTTATTCGCTCACACTTGATGGAGCTAAGGAAGGACTGGCCTTTCTGTTCAAGCCAAATTGGGAAAGCCTTTCAAGCGAAGTAGTTTTGTTCGCTCTTGGCCAATCCTTTTTTGCTTTATCGATTGGCGTCTCGGTGATGGTGACTTTCAGTTCATATGCGTCAAAAAAGCAAGATTTGCCTGTATCTGCTGCTACATTAGGGGTAATGAATATTTTTGTCGCAATGCTGGCAGGAATCGTTATCTTCCCTGGTGTGTTCACTTTCGGTCTAGAACCAAGCGAAGGGCCGACGCTTATTTTTGCAGCCGTGCCAGCGATTTTTTCGCAAATGCCGTTTGGCGATATCGTGGTCGTCCTCTTTTTTATGCTTTTCTTCTTCGCTGCTCTTAGCACCGCTTTTTCACTGTTAGAAATTGTAGTCGCTGCCTTTATGAGAGGGGATGGAGGCAAACGGGCAAAAGGAAGCTGGTTAATCGCTCTGTTTGTGTTGCTGATGGGCATTCCTTCTGCATTGTCATTTGGCGTGATGGGGGATGTTCACCTATTTGGTATGCCCTTTTTCGACTTGGTTGACTTTCTTGCATCCAATTTATTGATGCCGATTGGCTCGTTGCTCATATGCATCTTTTTGCTCGTTAAAGTAAAACGGCAAACACTTGCAGCAGAATTTCAAGAGGGCAGCGCCCTTGGCAAAAAAGGATTTACATTATGGCATACGATTATGACTGTTATCGTCCCTGTAGCAATTGCCGTTGTCTTGATCGACCAATTTTTTGGATTTAATCTATTTGCTCTCCTATTTTCTTGA
- the mreBH gene encoding rod-share determining protein MreBH, with product MWSSSQIGIDLGTANILVYSKEKGIILNEPSVVALNTETRDVLAIGIEAKNMVGKTPAQIVAMRPLRDGVIADFDVTASLLKEIMRKASKNMGMAVRKPTVVVCAPTGSTSVERRAILDAVRSCGAKQVHIIEEPVAAAIGADLPVEEPTANVVVDIGGGTTEVAIISYGGVVSSNSVRVGGDKFDDAIISYVRKQYNVLIGERTAEQIKIDIGFAPIDHETRTMEVRGRDLVNGLPKTIELNSKEVQGALSELLWQLLEALRTTLEDCPPELSGDIVDRGVLLTGGGAMLNGLQDWIANQIAVPVHVAPNPLESVAIGTGRSLAFIDKLQKATL from the coding sequence ATGTGGTCATCTTCACAAATCGGCATTGATTTAGGAACTGCCAATATTCTTGTTTACTCAAAAGAAAAAGGAATCATTTTAAATGAGCCATCTGTTGTCGCTTTAAATACGGAAACACGTGATGTTCTCGCTATTGGGATAGAAGCAAAAAACATGGTCGGCAAAACGCCAGCCCAAATCGTTGCTATGCGCCCTCTCCGTGACGGTGTGATTGCCGATTTTGACGTAACAGCTAGCCTTTTAAAAGAAATAATGCGCAAGGCGAGCAAAAACATGGGCATGGCTGTCCGCAAGCCAACCGTTGTTGTGTGTGCGCCGACAGGCTCAACGTCTGTTGAACGAAGAGCCATCCTTGACGCCGTGCGCAGCTGCGGCGCTAAACAAGTCCATATTATTGAAGAACCTGTAGCTGCGGCGATCGGTGCAGACTTGCCTGTAGAAGAGCCAACAGCCAATGTGGTAGTCGACATCGGCGGCGGTACAACGGAAGTCGCCATCATTTCGTACGGCGGCGTAGTCTCTTCGAATTCTGTTCGGGTCGGCGGAGATAAATTTGATGACGCGATTATTTCATATGTGCGCAAGCAATACAATGTCCTCATTGGCGAACGGACAGCCGAACAAATTAAAATCGACATTGGCTTTGCGCCTATTGACCATGAAACGCGGACAATGGAAGTGCGGGGCCGGGACCTTGTCAATGGTTTGCCAAAAACGATTGAATTAAACTCAAAAGAAGTTCAAGGTGCTTTAAGCGAGCTGTTATGGCAATTGCTTGAAGCATTGCGGACCACATTGGAAGATTGCCCGCCGGAACTGTCAGGCGATATTGTCGACCGAGGCGTTCTGTTGACAGGCGGTGGCGCCATGTTAAATGGCTTGCAAGATTGGATTGCGAACCAAATTGCGGTTCCTGTCCACGTTGCACCAAACCCACTTGAATCTGTCGCTATCGGCACAGGGCGTTCCCTAGCTTTTATTGATAAACTACAAAAAGCGACTTTGTAA
- a CDS encoding DeoR/GlpR family DNA-binding transcription regulator — MLTLERQEKILALLAKNEVVKIQDLIVATGASESTIRRDLTELEQRNKLKRIHGGATSLKKMRDEPTIAQKTLKNRQEKIKIAKQAAELVQDGDCLFLDAGTTTYEMIPFLKGKQIVVVTNGLTNIAHLLEAEIDTHVLGGYAKKGTHAFVGRNALEAIDAFRFDIVFLGTNGITPSDGYTTPDLEEAYIKVQALKRGRQTYVLADHTKFGDVSFSKIADVERAAIITSSYTREEHPELFSQLAAKTTIKVVEQ; from the coding sequence ATGCTTACATTGGAAAGGCAAGAAAAAATCCTCGCCCTTCTCGCAAAGAATGAAGTGGTGAAAATTCAAGATTTAATTGTAGCAACTGGCGCTTCTGAGTCTACGATACGTCGAGACTTGACGGAGCTTGAACAGAGAAATAAATTAAAGCGCATTCATGGCGGTGCTACGTCATTGAAAAAAATGCGAGATGAGCCAACAATTGCGCAAAAAACGCTCAAAAACCGTCAAGAAAAAATAAAAATTGCCAAGCAGGCTGCTGAACTCGTACAAGATGGAGATTGCCTGTTTTTAGATGCAGGGACGACTACTTATGAAATGATCCCCTTTTTGAAAGGCAAACAAATTGTGGTTGTGACAAATGGATTAACAAATATCGCCCATTTGCTTGAAGCCGAAATTGACACACATGTGCTTGGCGGATATGCGAAAAAAGGGACACACGCTTTTGTTGGCCGAAACGCGTTGGAGGCGATCGATGCCTTTCGCTTTGACATTGTGTTTCTTGGCACAAATGGCATTACCCCTAGTGATGGGTATACAACTCCTGATCTTGAAGAAGCCTATATAAAAGTACAAGCGCTAAAACGAGGGCGGCAAACATATGTGTTAGCGGATCATACAAAATTTGGCGATGTTTCGTTCTCAAAAATTGCCGATGTGGAGCGTGCCGCCATCATCACAAGCTCTTATACACGTGAAGAACATCCAGAGCTGTTTTCGCAACTTGCAGCTAAGACGACAATCAAGGTGGTAGAACAATGA
- a CDS encoding PTS fructose transporter subunit IIABC, whose product MKISDLLKKETMILDLASTTKEAVIDELIAKLGEAGRLNDAEAYKKAILAREAQSTTGLGDGIAIPHAKTAAVKTPAIAFGRSKAGIDYEALDGQPSHLFFMIAASEGANNEHLATLAKLSTYLMDDDFRKGLLNAASLDDILALIDEKQALEDKEAEPEEQTESASEDSGKFILAVTGCPTGIAHTFMAADAIKKEATDRGYKVKVETNGSGGVKNRLTATEIDEADGIIVAADTKVEMDRFSGKRVVIAPVADGVRKPAELIDRSLSGKEPVYQGSGGKGENEQSEEKKSGGAAIYKHLMNGVSNMLPFVIGGGILIALSFVFETAFGEDNPIRELLMAIGGDNAFALFIPVLAAFIAMSIADRPGFAPGLIGGFMAVNGNSGFLGGLLAGFLAGYLALFVRKLLSGIPQSLEGLKTILFTPVLNILFTGTIMYYLIAPLAWVNTGMQNWLGDLGTGNMVILGAVLGIMMAIDMGGPINKAAYTFGIAMIDAGNLGPQAAVMAAGMVPPLGIAIATTFWKHKFTKQQRESGRTNYVLGASFITEGAIPFAAADPIRVISASVVGAAVAGGLTGLFHIQLPAPHGGIFTMFLVNESTWSYIGLYALAIVIGAIVTGIIYGIIKKPIENK is encoded by the coding sequence ATGAAAATTTCTGATTTGCTCAAGAAAGAAACAATGATTCTCGACTTGGCGTCAACGACGAAAGAAGCCGTTATTGATGAATTAATCGCCAAGCTTGGGGAAGCAGGGCGCTTAAACGATGCGGAAGCGTACAAAAAAGCGATTTTGGCAAGAGAAGCGCAAAGTACGACTGGCCTCGGCGACGGCATTGCGATTCCACATGCTAAAACGGCAGCTGTCAAAACGCCAGCGATTGCGTTTGGTCGCTCGAAAGCAGGTATTGATTACGAGGCATTGGACGGACAGCCAAGCCATCTGTTTTTCATGATTGCTGCCTCCGAAGGGGCCAACAATGAGCATTTAGCAACGTTAGCAAAGCTGTCGACTTATTTAATGGACGACGATTTTCGAAAAGGCTTGCTCAACGCAGCTTCATTGGATGACATTCTGGCATTGATTGATGAAAAGCAAGCACTGGAAGACAAAGAAGCGGAGCCAGAGGAACAAACCGAAAGCGCTTCCGAAGATTCTGGCAAATTCATTCTCGCTGTGACTGGCTGTCCAACTGGGATTGCCCATACGTTTATGGCTGCCGATGCGATCAAGAAAGAAGCGACTGACCGCGGCTATAAAGTAAAGGTTGAGACAAACGGGTCTGGAGGCGTGAAAAACCGGTTAACAGCAACGGAAATTGACGAAGCTGACGGCATTATTGTTGCCGCTGATACGAAGGTAGAAATGGACCGTTTTAGCGGCAAACGCGTGGTCATTGCTCCAGTAGCAGATGGCGTCCGCAAGCCAGCAGAGTTAATTGATCGTTCCCTTTCAGGAAAAGAACCTGTTTACCAAGGCAGTGGCGGCAAAGGCGAAAACGAGCAAAGTGAAGAGAAGAAATCAGGCGGCGCTGCTATTTATAAGCATTTAATGAATGGCGTTTCCAATATGCTCCCATTTGTCATCGGCGGCGGAATATTGATTGCCTTAAGCTTTGTATTTGAGACAGCTTTCGGCGAAGATAACCCGATCCGCGAATTGTTAATGGCGATTGGTGGCGATAATGCATTTGCACTCTTTATCCCTGTTCTTGCTGCGTTTATTGCAATGAGCATAGCCGACCGGCCAGGATTTGCCCCTGGTTTAATTGGCGGGTTTATGGCCGTAAATGGCAATTCTGGATTTTTAGGCGGCTTGCTCGCTGGATTTTTAGCAGGCTACTTAGCCTTGTTTGTACGCAAATTGCTGTCTGGCATTCCTCAATCGCTTGAAGGGTTAAAAACGATCTTATTTACACCTGTGCTAAATATTTTGTTTACAGGCACAATTATGTACTACTTAATTGCGCCCCTTGCTTGGGTGAACACAGGAATGCAAAATTGGCTAGGCGACCTCGGCACAGGGAACATGGTCATTCTAGGCGCTGTTCTTGGAATCATGATGGCGATTGACATGGGTGGCCCGATTAATAAAGCAGCCTATACGTTTGGGATTGCGATGATTGATGCTGGCAACCTTGGGCCCCAGGCAGCAGTCATGGCTGCAGGAATGGTGCCGCCACTAGGGATTGCGATCGCCACAACGTTTTGGAAGCATAAATTTACGAAGCAACAACGAGAGTCAGGGCGGACAAACTATGTCCTTGGCGCTTCTTTCATTACAGAAGGGGCGATTCCGTTTGCGGCGGCAGACCCAATCCGTGTTATCTCGGCAAGCGTTGTCGGCGCCGCTGTGGCTGGCGGTTTAACCGGATTGTTCCATATACAGCTCCCTGCGCCACATGGAGGCATTTTTACAATGTTCCTAGTCAATGAGAGCACATGGTCTTACATCGGCCTATATGCGTTGGCCATCGTGATTGGCGCGATTGTGACTGGAATCATATATGGAATCATTAAAAAGCCAATTGAAAACAAGTAA
- a CDS encoding ribonuclease H1 domain-containing protein, producing the protein MAKQKYYVVWKGRKQGIFRSWADCEAQVKGYPQARFKSFPTLAEAEAAFQGKSLASSVRPKEKAQKSPVWNSVSVDVGSQGNPGKVEYKGVDTKTGEILFEKTPINMGTNNMGEFLAIVHGLAYVQGTDKPVYSDSATAIGWVKKKKANSTLSRTKETEEIWSLVERAEKWLRENPNHNPVLKWETDVWGEIKADYGRK; encoded by the coding sequence ATGGCAAAGCAAAAATATTATGTTGTTTGGAAAGGAAGAAAACAAGGGATTTTCCGGTCATGGGCTGACTGCGAAGCCCAAGTGAAAGGGTACCCTCAGGCGAGGTTTAAATCATTTCCAACGCTTGCAGAAGCGGAGGCTGCTTTCCAAGGCAAAAGCTTGGCCTCTTCAGTGAGGCCAAAAGAAAAAGCGCAAAAATCGCCTGTCTGGAACAGCGTTAGCGTTGATGTTGGCAGCCAAGGGAATCCTGGAAAAGTTGAATACAAAGGGGTTGACACAAAGACAGGGGAGATTTTATTTGAAAAGACGCCCATTAACATGGGCACGAATAATATGGGCGAGTTTTTAGCGATTGTCCATGGACTCGCCTATGTACAAGGAACGGACAAGCCCGTCTACTCTGATTCTGCGACTGCAATTGGTTGGGTAAAAAAGAAAAAAGCCAATTCTACATTAAGCCGGACAAAAGAAACGGAAGAAATTTGGTCGCTTGTAGAACGAGCGGAGAAATGGCTGCGCGAAAACCCTAACCATAATCCAGTGTTAAAGTGGGAAACGGATGTGTGGGGAGAAATAAAAGCCGATTATGGCCGAAAGTGA
- a CDS encoding aldehyde dehydrogenase yields MYETLLAVQKEHVFTGATKAVAYRKRQLQKLKTMLQTYEKELLSALRADLNKQEPEARMVEMAFLHQEIDLALESIDEWVKPIKVKTPASHTGSKSWVATEPYGSVLIISPWNYPIQLTFAPLIGALAAGNAAVLKPSELTPRTSSIMAAAVRATFPKELVTVVEGDAKTAETLLNLPFNSIFFTGSAAVGKIVLEKAAKHMTPCTLELGGKSPVIVDGEAKLKLAAKRIAWGKFLNAGQTCIAPDYALVDEDVYELFLEQLKAQTYTLFSEKTKEGTYTQIVNDKHFERLRRYLDSGHIVLGGQISPKARLMSPTILTDVPWDAPIMQEEIFGPILPVFRYKTPAEAIQKVRSLPNPLALYVFSENERVQRLFTEQLSFGGGCINDTLMHAANPYLPFGGKGTSGIGAYHGYESFRTFSHQKSFLKQSTTFDVPFRYKQGKIANTFIRNICK; encoded by the coding sequence ATGTATGAGACATTGCTGGCCGTTCAGAAAGAGCATGTGTTTACTGGCGCTACAAAAGCTGTTGCTTATCGAAAACGACAGCTCCAAAAGCTGAAAACGATGCTGCAAACGTATGAAAAAGAACTGCTTTCAGCGTTACGAGCGGATTTGAATAAACAAGAGCCTGAAGCTAGGATGGTTGAAATGGCTTTTCTACACCAAGAGATCGATTTGGCGTTGGAGTCGATCGATGAATGGGTCAAGCCAATAAAAGTGAAAACGCCTGCCAGCCACACCGGTTCAAAAAGCTGGGTAGCAACAGAACCATATGGTAGCGTCTTAATCATTTCCCCTTGGAATTATCCGATTCAACTCACATTTGCGCCTCTAATTGGTGCCCTTGCTGCTGGCAATGCCGCGGTTCTCAAGCCTTCTGAGTTGACGCCGCGGACTTCAAGCATAATGGCTGCCGCTGTCCGGGCCACATTTCCGAAAGAGCTCGTGACTGTGGTAGAAGGAGACGCGAAAACGGCAGAGACGCTGCTCAATCTTCCATTTAATTCTATTTTCTTTACGGGAAGTGCCGCAGTCGGAAAAATCGTGTTAGAAAAAGCAGCTAAACATATGACGCCATGTACGCTTGAATTAGGCGGGAAAAGCCCGGTGATTGTGGATGGCGAAGCAAAACTGAAATTGGCAGCCAAACGGATTGCTTGGGGAAAGTTTTTAAACGCTGGGCAAACATGCATTGCTCCCGACTATGCCCTTGTCGATGAAGACGTGTACGAACTGTTTCTTGAGCAGCTAAAAGCGCAAACATATACGCTTTTTTCGGAGAAGACAAAAGAGGGAACCTATACGCAAATTGTGAACGACAAACACTTTGAGCGCCTGCGCCGCTATTTAGATAGTGGGCATATTGTTCTTGGCGGTCAAATTTCACCAAAAGCGCGTTTAATGTCCCCAACGATCTTAACCGATGTTCCTTGGGATGCGCCGATCATGCAGGAGGAAATCTTTGGCCCAATCTTGCCTGTGTTTCGATACAAAACGCCTGCCGAAGCAATTCAAAAAGTCCGCTCATTGCCGAATCCACTTGCACTCTATGTATTTTCTGAAAACGAGCGTGTACAACGGCTATTTACGGAGCAGCTTTCGTTTGGCGGCGGCTGCATCAACGACACACTTATGCACGCAGCAAACCCCTACCTTCCTTTCGGCGGCAAAGGAACGAGTGGCATTGGTGCTTATCATGGCTATGAAAGCTTTCGCACTTTTTCCCATCAAAAAAGCTTTTTAAAGCAATCGACAACGTTTGACGTGCCATTTCGTTACAAGCAAGGGAAAATCGCAAATACATTTATACGTAATATATGCAAATAG
- a CDS encoding AbrB/MazE/SpoVT family DNA-binding domain-containing protein encodes MKATGIVRKVDQLGRIVVPKELRKTMGIDIGSPLEIYVEDDRVIVRKYEPSIKTCMVTGESSEEHLQLANGNVVLSQEAAKQLLDELKQKESSFVGNA; translated from the coding sequence ATGAAAGCGACGGGCATTGTCCGTAAAGTGGACCAGCTAGGGCGAATTGTCGTGCCAAAAGAATTGCGGAAAACAATGGGAATTGATATTGGCAGCCCATTGGAAATCTATGTAGAAGATGACCGTGTGATTGTTAGGAAGTACGAGCCTTCCATCAAAACATGCATGGTGACAGGGGAATCTTCAGAAGAACATTTGCAGCTTGCAAACGGCAACGTTGTGTTAAGCCAGGAAGCGGCCAAACAGTTATTGGACGAATTAAAGCAAAAAGAGAGCAGTTTTGTCGGGAACGCTTAA
- the pfkB gene encoding 1-phosphofructokinase, which translates to MIYTVTLNPAMDYFVALDSMNKGGVNRAAHDHKAPGGKGINVSRVLKRIGHRSTALGFIGGFTGEYIKANVEADGVHTSFIEISGDTRINIKLKADVETEVNGVSPAIAANDVAALEEQLTQLKANDVVVFAGSVPPSLETNVYAKWSKLLKDRGVSVFIDTSGKPLEEAVAAQPDFIKPNQHELAEFAGEAIDSLEAAVPHAKALVAKGIGHVFVTFAGDGALLATEQSILLATTPKGTVKNSVGAGDSVVAGFIGATAEGMSLPEAFRFAVASGSATAFSTGFAERTTIEALMDEVAVTIYREG; encoded by the coding sequence ATGATTTACACAGTGACGTTAAATCCGGCAATGGATTACTTTGTCGCGCTCGATTCAATGAACAAGGGAGGTGTAAACCGGGCAGCCCATGACCACAAAGCACCCGGCGGCAAAGGCATTAATGTCTCCCGTGTGCTAAAGCGGATCGGCCATCGGAGCACAGCGCTTGGCTTTATTGGCGGTTTTACAGGCGAATACATTAAAGCCAATGTAGAGGCGGACGGTGTCCACACGTCTTTTATTGAAATAAGCGGCGACACCCGTATCAACATTAAGCTAAAAGCCGATGTGGAAACAGAAGTCAATGGCGTTTCTCCGGCGATTGCAGCAAATGATGTAGCAGCACTTGAAGAGCAGTTGACACAACTGAAAGCAAACGATGTGGTCGTTTTCGCAGGCAGCGTCCCTCCAAGCCTTGAGACAAATGTATATGCGAAATGGAGCAAGTTGCTCAAAGACCGCGGTGTTTCTGTCTTTATAGATACAAGCGGAAAACCGCTAGAAGAAGCAGTTGCTGCACAGCCAGATTTCATTAAGCCTAACCAACATGAATTGGCTGAGTTTGCAGGCGAAGCGATCGATTCTCTCGAAGCGGCTGTTCCCCATGCCAAGGCGCTTGTGGCGAAAGGAATCGGCCACGTATTCGTTACATTTGCTGGGGACGGTGCGTTGCTTGCTACAGAGCAATCGATTTTATTGGCGACGACGCCAAAAGGCACTGTCAAAAACTCCGTCGGTGCAGGTGATTCCGTTGTAGCAGGGTTTATCGGCGCCACGGCGGAAGGGATGTCTCTTCCCGAAGCTTTCCGTTTTGCTGTTGCTTCAGGAAGCGCTACAGCCTTTTCTACAGGCTTTGCTGAACGTACGACGATCGAAGCACTCATGGACGAGGTAGCTGTCACTATTTACAGAGAGGGGTAA